In a single window of the Luteolibacter arcticus genome:
- a CDS encoding DUF6288 domain-containing protein, translating into MRLASLICALLALLPAAATAQEETRNYPLGPIGGQFRVTPNSSYARIVSLDAAAPGVTSGLQVGDYLFGAFGKTFTPTGTYHHGVSQELGFAVDRAEGAGGSLPLKVLRPGVGSLDVTVTLPSAGTFGAAYPRASAKHQASFESACAWLHQRVMSTSNGDVGYPTGWSGLCLLGHPNWNDTTGAKPYRLSINKIRDRCVQQINAGVYAAVEDKLFDGTANPNYVGGALSNWQLGQFVMFLSEYYAKTADATVAPAIQRGAEMCANTVQWWKQPALGTTYTPAGTQIAGMVSHGGVIGDYIHLGWGGGINMCGVYSFNGMAFARHVGMDMTVRPRDGHYFGYPTAPVGAVEVGKENYDHTLDEKFQMQWNWMGKRTAYYNSSSNDDGHVAYTLNAPTGWDAAGRTPATALGMDLYKRNGGALTADDEDKLARLKAYTSRHYIRQQEAHAYCVGAQAYHALATAFLTDRQQRFMLDNWRFYYALSRTHTGGFQYFRSRSVNDSYLDETQCAAIDMALPYVIANGGLNIIPSINDAPDQVIANFQSPNITWPTIDARKISHTGSTLAMPVSLVDGQGAAVSSGYSAAWTKLSGPGTVTFSQPSAATTDMTFSMAGSYRVQLSVTRGSYTLVEPIDVSVSIHPAPAGYIAGLANYQVYTGLTGTLVTNLTGATKFPNSPDVTRTVTRLTGDFSGDNYGARLTGCVIAPVTGSYRFYIASDDGSQLKFNSSGLGAVSPTAIASVTGSTAVNQWNKYGSQQSVAFNLTAGQAYSFEALHKEGTGADLLSIGWAINGGAIEVIDGAYIAAPDSTPATMSITAHPQPASTTRGGSVTLSVATTGPQPGFYQWRRNGVNMGAPTNSPSLTFANVSGGAAGDYDCVFTTTLGTLTSTAAQVTVTDTGALVSGGLWREVYTGIGGSAVTDLTSQAKFPFNADSSGPITSAATTADYGEDYGQRITGWIKPTVTGNYRFYLTSDDNSELWLGTSEQAATKSRIHQLSGYTDPKGWSQRSPSAYIALQAGKYYYFEVRHKEGGGGDHLAVAWQRQGDAAPANGSGEIPGQFLSYRLGGSFDDVAVGNQAPSFAADPVARPDAPVAMAYTGQSLAPLASDFNSADALVFSKLPGGPAWLNVAPNGALSGTPQAADLGVNTFTVRVADPSGLEDIATLNITVIVPPTWINSSGGSWITAGNWQGGIPSGTGAYADFSTLNLTTSPTVTLDGARTIGTLVFGDTSPSHGWTLNTGSGGPLTLAVASDFPVITVTNQTTTIGAVLAGNQGWVKAGDGSLVLTGTNTYTGATKVSAGTLQLGNGTIQPTLNSTYDIASGATLRVQYNTATGAAAQTWSKYTGAGTLALETGKNFDFGWGTAGLGAGFTGTLQMEGGRTSTTSAAGGGLGSTTRVVVKTGGQLGMWTGGTFSQDFTIEGTGYGEGSGYDVALRFANDNLSNNTLNGTITLTGSATIGAKGTGVATLNGAISESAPSVLTFGTTTLNGTVILTAANTYPGGTVVAAGTLEIAGSGSLGNGTYGGNISNAGTLRHSSSASQTLSGVISGAGALTKTGTATLTLSGSNNYIGATSITGGALLVNGALGNTATTINAASTLGGSGSIAGTVSNSGTLAPGNNAVGNLTVNNTLTLAGGSKVTWEINNWTGAAGTGWDKATVSSLSLTATSGNPITIRPVDLALANFTETNASFVLIQTSSSIPTFSADKFTVDTSGLTLPQGTWAVQQAGNNLVLVYTAVNPDTNGNGIYDTWEAANFGNANPGANLPGDDADKDGLTNLMEYALGTNPLVYTAGPVADLETVADKQHLRLTVNKNPQATNLTYTVETCGALNDWSDVNVVVEADTATQLIVRDSFNTTTSSTRFIRLKVQAGP; encoded by the coding sequence ATGCGTCTTGCCTCCCTCATTTGCGCCTTGCTGGCCTTGCTGCCCGCCGCAGCCACTGCCCAGGAAGAGACCCGGAACTATCCGCTCGGACCGATCGGCGGCCAATTCCGCGTCACCCCGAATTCGAGCTACGCGCGCATCGTGTCGCTCGATGCCGCCGCGCCCGGGGTTACCTCCGGCTTGCAAGTCGGTGACTATTTGTTCGGGGCCTTCGGTAAGACCTTCACGCCGACCGGCACTTATCACCACGGGGTCAGCCAGGAGCTCGGCTTCGCGGTGGACCGCGCCGAAGGTGCTGGAGGCTCGCTGCCCTTGAAAGTGCTGCGCCCGGGCGTGGGATCGCTCGATGTCACGGTGACCCTGCCGTCGGCAGGGACATTCGGAGCGGCCTACCCGCGCGCCAGCGCCAAGCACCAGGCGAGCTTCGAGAGTGCCTGCGCGTGGCTGCACCAGCGCGTGATGAGCACCAGCAATGGCGACGTGGGCTACCCCACTGGCTGGTCCGGCCTGTGCCTGCTCGGCCACCCGAACTGGAACGACACGACCGGTGCCAAGCCCTACCGGCTTTCGATCAACAAGATCCGCGACCGTTGCGTCCAACAGATCAACGCCGGCGTCTATGCCGCGGTGGAGGACAAGCTGTTCGATGGCACGGCGAACCCGAACTACGTGGGCGGTGCCCTCAGCAACTGGCAGCTCGGCCAGTTCGTGATGTTCCTTTCCGAGTACTATGCGAAGACCGCGGACGCCACCGTGGCACCCGCGATCCAGCGCGGCGCGGAGATGTGCGCCAATACGGTCCAGTGGTGGAAACAACCGGCGCTCGGCACGACTTACACGCCGGCGGGCACCCAGATCGCGGGCATGGTGTCGCATGGCGGGGTGATCGGAGACTACATCCACCTCGGCTGGGGCGGCGGCATCAACATGTGCGGCGTCTATAGCTTCAATGGCATGGCCTTCGCCCGCCACGTGGGCATGGACATGACCGTGCGCCCGCGCGATGGCCACTACTTCGGCTACCCCACCGCACCGGTCGGGGCCGTGGAGGTCGGCAAGGAGAACTACGATCACACGCTCGACGAGAAGTTCCAGATGCAGTGGAACTGGATGGGCAAGCGCACTGCTTACTATAATTCCAGTAGCAACGACGACGGCCACGTGGCCTACACGCTCAATGCGCCCACCGGATGGGACGCTGCCGGCCGCACTCCCGCCACCGCACTCGGCATGGACCTCTACAAGCGGAACGGCGGTGCCCTCACCGCGGACGATGAAGACAAGCTCGCCCGCTTGAAGGCCTACACCAGCCGCCATTACATCCGTCAGCAGGAAGCCCACGCCTACTGCGTCGGGGCCCAGGCCTATCACGCCCTGGCCACCGCCTTCCTGACCGACCGCCAGCAACGCTTCATGTTGGACAACTGGCGCTTCTACTACGCGCTGTCGCGCACCCACACGGGCGGCTTCCAGTACTTCCGCTCGCGCAGCGTGAATGACAGCTACCTCGACGAAACCCAGTGCGCCGCAATCGACATGGCCCTGCCGTATGTCATCGCCAATGGCGGCCTGAACATCATCCCGTCCATCAACGATGCACCCGACCAGGTCATCGCGAACTTCCAGTCGCCCAATATCACCTGGCCGACCATCGATGCCCGGAAGATCTCCCACACCGGCAGCACGCTTGCCATGCCGGTGAGTCTCGTGGACGGCCAAGGTGCTGCCGTTTCCTCCGGCTACTCCGCCGCGTGGACCAAGCTTTCCGGTCCCGGCACGGTCACCTTCAGCCAACCCTCGGCCGCCACCACCGACATGACTTTCAGCATGGCCGGTAGCTACCGGGTGCAGCTCAGCGTCACCCGCGGCAGCTACACGCTGGTCGAGCCGATCGATGTCAGCGTCAGCATTCATCCCGCGCCTGCCGGCTACATCGCCGGGCTCGCGAACTACCAGGTGTACACCGGCCTCACCGGCACTCTGGTGACGAACCTGACGGGGGCCACGAAGTTCCCGAATTCCCCGGATGTCACGCGCACCGTGACCCGCTTGACCGGCGACTTCAGTGGCGACAACTACGGCGCGCGCCTCACCGGCTGCGTGATCGCGCCGGTCACCGGCTCCTACCGCTTTTACATCGCTTCGGACGATGGCTCGCAGCTCAAGTTCAATAGCAGCGGCCTCGGCGCCGTCTCGCCCACGGCGATCGCTTCGGTCACCGGCTCGACCGCGGTGAACCAGTGGAACAAGTACGGCAGCCAGCAGTCGGTGGCGTTCAACCTGACCGCCGGTCAGGCCTATTCCTTCGAGGCGCTGCACAAGGAAGGCACGGGAGCCGATCTCCTCTCCATCGGCTGGGCGATCAACGGCGGTGCGATCGAAGTGATCGACGGTGCCTATATCGCCGCGCCGGACAGTACTCCCGCGACGATGAGCATCACCGCTCATCCGCAACCGGCCAGTACGACCCGGGGTGGCTCGGTGACGCTCTCGGTCGCGACCACGGGTCCGCAGCCCGGCTTCTACCAATGGCGCCGCAACGGCGTGAACATGGGGGCACCCACCAACAGCCCCTCGCTGACCTTCGCGAATGTCTCCGGTGGCGCCGCGGGCGACTACGACTGCGTCTTTACCACCACGCTCGGCACGCTCACCAGCACCGCGGCGCAAGTCACCGTGACCGACACCGGGGCGCTCGTGTCCGGCGGATTGTGGCGTGAAGTCTATACCGGCATCGGTGGCAGTGCCGTGACCGACCTGACTTCACAGGCGAAGTTCCCCTTCAACGCGGACTCCAGCGGCCCGATCACCAGTGCCGCGACGACTGCCGACTACGGCGAGGACTACGGCCAGCGCATCACCGGTTGGATCAAGCCCACCGTCACCGGCAACTACCGCTTCTATCTCACCTCCGACGACAACTCGGAACTTTGGCTCGGCACCAGCGAACAAGCGGCGACCAAGTCTCGCATCCACCAGCTCTCCGGCTACACGGATCCCAAGGGGTGGAGCCAGCGTTCTCCCAGCGCCTACATCGCCTTGCAGGCCGGGAAGTACTACTACTTCGAAGTCCGCCACAAGGAGGGCGGCGGCGGCGATCATCTCGCGGTGGCCTGGCAACGCCAGGGCGATGCCGCGCCTGCGAACGGCTCCGGCGAAATCCCCGGCCAGTTTCTTTCCTATCGCCTCGGTGGCAGCTTCGACGATGTGGCAGTCGGCAACCAGGCACCGTCCTTTGCCGCCGATCCGGTCGCGAGGCCGGACGCGCCCGTCGCGATGGCCTACACCGGTCAAAGCCTTGCTCCCCTCGCCAGTGACTTCAACTCCGCCGACGCGCTCGTCTTCTCGAAGCTCCCGGGTGGGCCGGCATGGCTGAACGTCGCGCCCAATGGCGCGCTCTCCGGCACGCCGCAAGCCGCCGACCTCGGCGTGAATACCTTCACCGTCCGCGTGGCCGATCCCTCGGGGCTGGAGGACATTGCCACCCTGAATATCACGGTGATCGTCCCACCCACGTGGATTAATTCCAGCGGCGGTTCGTGGATCACCGCCGGCAATTGGCAGGGCGGCATCCCATCGGGGACCGGGGCCTATGCCGACTTCAGCACGCTCAATCTCACCACCAGCCCCACCGTCACCCTGGATGGTGCGCGCACCATTGGCACCCTGGTCTTTGGCGATACCTCGCCCAGCCACGGTTGGACGCTGAACACCGGCAGTGGCGGCCCGCTCACGCTTGCCGTCGCCAGCGACTTCCCGGTGATCACCGTGACGAATCAAACCACCACCATCGGCGCGGTGTTGGCGGGTAACCAGGGATGGGTCAAAGCCGGTGACGGATCGCTGGTCCTGACCGGCACCAATACCTACACGGGCGCAACCAAGGTCTCGGCAGGAACCCTGCAACTGGGCAACGGCACCATCCAGCCGACGCTCAACAGCACCTACGACATCGCGTCCGGTGCCACCCTGAGGGTCCAGTACAACACCGCCACCGGAGCCGCCGCCCAGACCTGGTCGAAATACACCGGTGCTGGAACCCTGGCCCTGGAGACCGGGAAGAACTTCGACTTCGGATGGGGCACCGCGGGGCTCGGGGCAGGATTCACGGGCACGCTGCAAATGGAAGGCGGTCGCACCAGCACCACGTCCGCTGCAGGCGGCGGTCTCGGCAGCACCACCCGGGTCGTCGTGAAAACCGGCGGACAACTGGGCATGTGGACCGGTGGCACCTTCAGCCAGGACTTCACCATCGAGGGAACCGGCTACGGCGAAGGAAGCGGCTACGACGTCGCACTTCGCTTCGCCAACGACAACCTCTCTAACAACACGCTGAACGGGACTATCACCCTGACGGGAAGCGCGACGATCGGGGCGAAGGGAACCGGTGTCGCCACGCTGAATGGCGCCATCTCCGAGTCCGCCCCGTCGGTCCTGACGTTTGGAACGACGACCTTGAACGGAACGGTGATTCTAACGGCTGCCAACACCTATCCCGGCGGCACGGTCGTCGCTGCGGGCACCTTGGAAATCGCTGGCAGCGGCAGCCTGGGCAATGGAACCTACGGCGGCAATATCTCCAACGCCGGAACCCTCCGGCATTCGTCATCCGCCAGCCAGACCCTCTCCGGAGTCATCAGCGGAGCGGGGGCTCTCACCAAGACCGGCACCGCCACGCTCACCTTGAGCGGATCGAACAACTACATCGGCGCCACCTCGATCACCGGCGGGGCGCTGCTGGTAAACGGCGCGCTCGGCAACACCGCCACCACCATCAACGCCGCGAGCACCCTCGGCGGCAGCGGCAGCATCGCTGGCACGGTGAGTAACAGCGGCACGCTCGCACCCGGAAACAACGCGGTCGGCAATCTGACGGTCAACAACACCTTGACCCTGGCCGGAGGATCGAAGGTGACCTGGGAGATCAACAACTGGACCGGGGCGGCCGGCACCGGCTGGGACAAGGCGACCGTAAGCTCGCTCAGTCTGACGGCCACCAGCGGCAACCCGATCACCATCCGCCCGGTGGATCTCGCCCTCGCGAACTTCACCGAAACCAACGCCTCCTTCGTCCTGATCCAGACGAGCTCCTCCATCCCCACCTTCAGCGCGGACAAGTTCACGGTGGATACCAGCGGGCTCACCCTGCCGCAGGGCACCTGGGCGGTCCAACAGGCCGGCAACAACCTGGTGCTCGTCTATACCGCCGTCAATCCGGACACCAATGGCAACGGCATCTACGATACCTGGGAGGCCGCGAACTTCGGCAACGCCAACCCCGGCGCCAACCTGCCCGGCGACGATGCCGACAAGGACGGCCTCACCAACCTGATGGAGTATGCCCTGGGCACCAATCCGCTGGTTTACACCGCCGGGCCGGTCGCCGACCTCGAGACCGTCGCCGACAAGCAGCACCTCCGCCTGACCGTGAACAAGAATCCGCAGGCCACGAACCTGACCTACACGGTGGAAACCTGCGGCGCGCTGAACGACTGGTCCGACGTCAACGTGGTGGTCGAAGCCGACACCGCCACGCAGCTCATTGTTCGCGATAGTTTCAACACCACCACTTCCTCGACCCGCTTCATCCGGCTCAAGGTGCAGGCCGGTCCGTGA
- a CDS encoding YdjY domain-containing protein, which produces MQTLSGLLRSGSVIAIAATLGVASAGAQSPPDPAQGAIDGSGKFIPATKPEGGMGPATPEAWKEEVAKLIEKTGETTFRIGRIQCDRATRTISFPAKINAREGLVEYALVTTKGKVHEALLAAEVSPLHLHVAALLIGLAPQGEAPKPVPVTIEVEWATNGPAKKLALEDLLALAHESPQGKTGGTLARGPWHYQGSVVDAGGFAAERDGSIIALISDSTALAGNPRAGGDDDTLYLPNTALLPSEATPVTVTLRPVPPAP; this is translated from the coding sequence ATGCAAACGCTATCAGGGCTTCTCCGGTCCGGGTCGGTCATCGCCATCGCGGCGACCCTGGGCGTGGCGTCGGCCGGGGCCCAATCCCCGCCTGACCCGGCTCAAGGTGCGATCGATGGCTCGGGCAAGTTCATCCCCGCCACCAAGCCCGAAGGCGGCATGGGTCCGGCCACGCCCGAGGCTTGGAAGGAGGAAGTCGCGAAGCTGATTGAAAAGACCGGCGAGACCACCTTCCGGATCGGCCGGATCCAATGCGACCGCGCCACCCGGACGATTTCGTTTCCCGCTAAAATCAATGCCCGCGAGGGCCTGGTGGAATACGCCCTGGTCACCACCAAGGGCAAGGTCCATGAGGCGCTGCTCGCGGCCGAGGTGTCGCCGCTACACCTCCATGTGGCAGCGCTTTTGATCGGACTGGCACCGCAGGGCGAGGCACCGAAGCCGGTGCCGGTGACGATCGAGGTGGAGTGGGCGACCAATGGTCCGGCGAAGAAGCTGGCGCTCGAGGACCTGCTGGCGCTTGCCCACGAAAGTCCGCAGGGAAAAACCGGCGGCACGCTGGCTCGCGGGCCTTGGCATTATCAAGGCTCCGTAGTGGACGCCGGCGGCTTTGCTGCGGAGCGCGACGGCTCGATCATCGCGCTGATTTCCGACTCCACCGCACTCGCCGGGAATCCGCGGGCGGGCGGCGACGACGATACCCTCTACCTGCCCAATACGGCCTTGCTGCCGTCCGAGGCGACACCGGTCACCGTGACGCTCCGCCCCGTCCCGCCGGCCCCTTGA
- a CDS encoding GntR family transcriptional regulator yields MAEQTAAHLREGFQSGRCVGQLPGVMQLAAELAVSNHTVRAALKMLEQEGWLEDCGAGRRRRIVANQLREPSRRSLRIGILLDEPFEDAGFRTVKILLGGTLCDRGSGTHLRLQ; encoded by the coding sequence TTGGCCGAGCAAACCGCCGCGCACTTGCGCGAGGGCTTCCAAAGCGGGCGCTGTGTCGGGCAATTGCCCGGGGTCATGCAGCTCGCGGCCGAACTGGCAGTGTCCAATCACACCGTGCGGGCGGCCCTGAAGATGCTGGAGCAAGAAGGCTGGCTCGAGGACTGTGGCGCGGGACGCCGGAGAAGGATCGTGGCGAACCAACTCAGGGAACCGTCGCGCCGCTCTCTCCGCATTGGCATCCTGCTTGATGAGCCATTTGAGGACGCAGGATTTCGCACGGTCAAAATCCTGTTGGGGGGTACGCTTTGCGATCGAGGCAGCGGGACACACTTGCGTCTTCAGTGA
- a CDS encoding fatty acid desaturase produces the protein MWQLSNTLIPYAALWVLMYFSLAISYWLVVPLAILAGAFLIRTFVIFHDCTHGSFFKSKRANEVVGIITGLLVFTPFHQWRFEHTIHHSSAGDLDRRGIGDVWTLTVQEYLESSRWRRFTYRLSRNPIILFGIAPLLLFLLLHRVPVKKADRQVRLGVHLTNLTLLLMAVAGSWAFGILPYLVIQFTAILVASVAGVWLFYVQHQFEDVYWERRPDWDFAKAALEGSSFYKLPKILQWFSGNIGFHHIHHLSPRIPNYELERAHNAEPMFQNVKPLTIRSSLKSLKFRLWDESAGKLTGYQALNRRRREESET, from the coding sequence GTGTGGCAGCTCTCTAACACCCTCATCCCCTACGCAGCACTGTGGGTGCTGATGTATTTCAGCCTGGCGATCTCCTATTGGCTTGTGGTTCCGCTTGCGATTCTCGCGGGTGCTTTCCTGATCAGGACCTTCGTGATTTTCCACGACTGTACCCACGGCTCGTTCTTCAAATCGAAGCGGGCCAATGAGGTCGTCGGGATCATCACCGGGCTTCTCGTATTCACGCCGTTCCATCAATGGCGCTTCGAACACACCATTCACCACTCTAGCGCCGGGGACCTGGATCGCCGTGGTATTGGTGACGTCTGGACCCTCACCGTGCAGGAATACCTGGAATCCTCACGATGGCGGCGTTTCACCTACCGCCTCTCCCGCAACCCGATCATTCTGTTCGGCATTGCCCCGCTGCTGCTGTTTCTGCTGCTACACCGGGTGCCCGTGAAAAAGGCGGACCGGCAAGTCCGGCTGGGGGTTCATCTTACAAATTTGACCCTCCTCCTGATGGCCGTCGCTGGTTCGTGGGCGTTCGGTATTCTGCCGTACCTCGTGATCCAGTTCACCGCGATCCTGGTGGCAAGCGTTGCCGGCGTCTGGCTGTTCTACGTCCAGCATCAATTCGAGGACGTCTATTGGGAGCGTCGGCCGGACTGGGACTTCGCAAAAGCCGCTCTTGAGGGAAGCTCCTTCTACAAGCTTCCAAAGATCCTTCAATGGTTCTCGGGAAACATCGGGTTCCACCATATCCATCACCTGAGTCCGAGAATTCCAAACTACGAATTGGAACGAGCTCACAATGCCGAGCCGATGTTCCAGAACGTGAAGCCGCTCACCATCCGAAGCAGTCTGAAGTCTTTGAAATTCCGATTGTGGGACGAAAGCGCCGGCAAGCTGACTGGCTATCAGGCGCTTAATCGGCGGCGACGCGAAGAATCGGAGACCTGA